In the Arachis stenosperma cultivar V10309 chromosome 8, arast.V10309.gnm1.PFL2, whole genome shotgun sequence genome, AAGATGTTGCTGGGTGTGATGAGGCAAAGCAAGAAATCATGGAGTTTGTGCATTTGTTAAAGAATCCAAAGAAATATGAAGAACTTGGTGCAAAAATTCCAAAAGGTGCTCTTCTTGTTGGGCCTCCAGGCACAGGGAAAACACTCTTAGCAAAAGCAACTGCAGGGGAATCCGGTGTGCCTTTTCTATCTATATCTGGTTCTGATTTTCTGGAGATGTTTGTTGGTGTTGGACCCTCAAGGGTGAGAAGCTTGTTCCAGGAAGCAAGGCAATGTGCTCCAAGTATAGTATTCATTGATGAGATTGATGCAATAGGTAGAGCCAGGGGACGTGGAAGCTTCTCTGGTGGCAATGATGAGCGCGAAAGTACATTGAATCAATTGTTGGTGGAGATGGATGGTTTTGGAACCACTTCTGGGATTGTTGTGCTTGCTGGCACAAATAGAcctgatatcttggacaaagctCTGCTTAGGCCTGGCAGATTCGATCGCCAGATTAGCATCGATAGGCCTGATATTAAGGGTCGCAACCAGATATTTCAAATCTACTTGAAGAGGATCAAACTAGACCATGATCCGTCATATTATTCACAGAGGCTTGCAGCACTTACCCCTGGATTTGCTGGAGCAGACATTGCCAATGTCTGCAATGAAGCTGCACTGATTGCTGCAAGAAGCCAGAATACTTGCGTCACTATGGAACATTTTGAGGCAGCAATTGATAGGATTATTGGtggattggagaagaagaacatGGTAAGTAGTCTTTAGAGTTCATACTTCATACCATGGAACTCATGATGATTATGTCTATTTATGAATAATTGAATATGAACATTCATTACTGACACTGAAGTAGCACTAAATTGAAAAATGTTGAACCTATTTGGAATGGAACACTCCCCCTGGCCCCTCTACTGAGCTTCCACATTGGAATGTATGTTTCTCAACCAGGTAGTAAGCATGTTGGAAAGGCGTACCGTTGCTTACCATGAATCTGGCCATGTTGTTGCAGCATGGTTCTTGGAACACGCTCAACCATTGTTGAAAGTAACCATAGTTCCTCGCGGTACAGCAGCTCTTGGGTTTGCGCAGTATGTTCCCAGTGAGAATCTCCTAATGACAAAGGAGCAGCTTCTTGATGAGATTTGTGGGATCCTTGGTGGTAGGGCTGCGGAGCAGGTAGTTTTCTCTTTTCCCTCCATGTTTAcactaatttttgttttctagaACAATGATATAGCCTCCTAATAATCCTCCTAAATATCATGTTGAATAGTAAATGAAGGAAAAGGTAGATATAGTAGATGAAATAAGTGTCTTGGaatcttaaaaaataatgaattctTTCTCTAATTAGAAAGACGTTTAGGAGGAttaattaggaaggaaaatcaGTTCTCTTCAATGAGTAGAACTAGTTCTTTATTGGTATCTTCTTCATGAGATGTTGTTTACCAACCTTGAAAACCATGCATGCATGAGACTAATGATAGTTTGGTTTCTAAATGCAGGTTCTGATTGGAAGAATCTCAACAGGAGCACAAAATGACTTGGAAAAAGTGACTAAGTTGATGTATGACCAAGTAACAGTGTATGGCTTCAGTGACAAAGTTGGTCTGCTCTCTTTCCCTCAGAGAGGAGAATGGATGACCAAACCATACGGCGATGGCACCGCCGCCCTCATCGACGCCGAGGTTCGAGAATGGGTTGCCAAAGCATATCAGCGTACTGTGAACCTCATTGAGGAACACAAGGATCAAGTGGCTCAAATTGCTGAGTTGCTGCTACAAAAGGAAGTGCTATACAGGGATGATTTGGTTCAAGTTTTGGGCGAAAGACCATTCAAGTCTAGTGATGAACACAACCATTATGATACTTTCAAGCAAGATTTTCAACTGGACAATGACAACAATGGGCAAGGACCCCATGGTAAATCATAGGATAGGGGCGAGAGTCTTAAAACTTTGAAGTTTCTGTATCTCATTGTACATGCAATTTTGTCTTTATTTCTCACCATATCTTGTATTAAAATCTTATAAAGTCATATTGTTTAACCATTTCTCTTTCTAGTTTCTCAAGTCATAAGAAAATGACTCATACTATTTATTTACCAATGAAAATGAACCTTTGATTTTACTCAATAAAACAAAAGCACCGACACTGCCATGTTTGGCCTTAACTTAACTTGGCATATACTCTCACcaactttcttcttcttttaaataTAGTCTCGTTCTTATTAACTATAGCAGCAAAAGAAATTCAGAAAACAACACGATTATACAAGCTTTTTTCCGAAGCATTAACAACACCACGTGGGATACTTGTCTAAAGTGCTTTGTTTAATTGATAGTTTCAGAATCAATTACCTTCAATGGACGTTGCCGCGTAGGAACAAAGTAAAAGGACAAGGGCAGGTGGTGGAAGCTGAAACATTGAAGCAAGCAACGTGTCAAGTTTTGAGTGGACAACGTGGTACAATTAAAAAAGAAGTGATGTGTCAAGCTTTTCAGTTGGTTCCGTTTTCTACTTCTTTATAACAGGATCGTCAACTTTGAACTGTTACACATTGATCACTCAACGCCATTCCTTTGTTAACCCTCTTTTTTCCTTTCCCTTCTCTCCGTTTTCTTAAATCTGTCATCCTTCTTTCTTTGCTGAAACCTTTATTTACTGTAAGTCCATTAGTTTTCATGCTCTATCTGCCATAGTGTAGTGGTATTACTCTTTCCTtctgttatttttctctttacTAAAAATGTGAGTgctttaatatcttttttcatTTATCATCATTTCTTTTTTGGTTTATGATTGAGACTCTACACTATCAGAAACTGTGATTTAGTTTGTGAGTCTATTTAACCTGCCACTTTCAACACTCTTGTGGATTTACTTCTTTTACTTATCAGTTATGTGTTGATGTTACCATCTTAGTTTCCATTTGGAAATTAGCACATATATGGTCTCTTGAATTTGAAGTCAGTTTTCAATGGCACTCCTTACTGATTTACTTTTCTAATGTGCACTCTTGGAATGCACATTTTTCTTCCTTCTTAAGCATTACacaagaaagaaaattttttcatGAAAATTTTTATGTATTCTTCACACAACAATATGCAGTTTCATTCTTGTATCTAAAGTGGTGgttatctttttttcttatttatttatttttttctgctGGATCGTTGTAATTTAGCCTCTAGAATCTAAAATGGAAAACGGGAATCAGTTCCAGGAAGTTTCAAAGGCCAAATATGATTGTCTTTTGTTTGGTAAGACTTCTAGAACCTGGATGACTTGATCACTTATACTTTCTCATGTGTTTATATTTACATTTTGTTTCATATTTTCAGATCTTGATGATACTCTTTATCCTTTTAGTTCTGGATTATCAGCGCATGTGACAAAAAATATTCAAGGTAATCAATCAGTTAACCACTTTATGATCTCAGTATCTGATTGCTTGTAAGTGTGATAGTTTCTAGGATTGTATTTCAAGTTGTGATTGTTTAATTGAATCATTGCACAGATTACATGCTTCAAACACTTGACATAGAGGATGCTAAAGTTCCTGAATTATGCTATTCACTATACAAGGTTTATGGGACAACAATGGCTGGTCTCAGGGTACAACTCAATTAAccttcattaatattttttttccctttttcttcttattaatGGTTAATATTATATATGCAATTGTGATGGAATTTAATTAGTCATTTTGCCTCTTTTCTTCTCACCAGGCAATTGGATATGACTTTGACTATGATGACTTTCATGGGTAAATGCCTTTACAAATTTGTCGTGTTTCTATTTGACCATCTTCTAGTATAATCAAGTTATATGAAACAGGcatcttaatttttattttctttctttttttttttgtgttgaaAAGCTTTGTTCATGGGAGATTGCCATATAATTTGCTGAAACCTGACCCTATTATTAAGGGAATTTTGCTAAGCTTGCCTATCAGAAAAGTTGTAAGTTCATTTATTCAAATGGATTCACACATGGTTTATAAAATCTCTCTACTACATGTGgatcattttatttatttatttgctatATAGGTTTTCACAAACTCAGATGAGGCACATGCAGGTAGAGTACTTCAAAGGCTTGGACTGGAGGATTGCTTTGAAAGGATCATAAGCTTTGAAACATTAaacccattcaacaagttgaaTGATCCTGAGAACAAACTTGACAATGGAAGTAGAGCAATTAGCACAggaatatttgatttttatgagTACTTGAGTAAGCCTGATTCTGATGTTGTGCTTCCAAGGACCCCAGTAGTCTGCAAACCTTTTCAAGATTCATTTGAAAAGGTTTTCAGTTTGGCAAACATTCACCCTCAAAGAACAGTAAGATTGTTAATCTCTTCTGTATCTAATTCGAATTTAGTTTAACCTTTTACGTGATGATCTTGCTCTTTGCATTTTTCtataacaatcaacatataCCAATTATCATTTCCCTATATCCTTTTGTGACAGATGAAATCATTGTTCATTTCTTTTGCAGTTGTTCTTTGATGACAGTATCCGCAATTTAGCCACGGGCAAATCATTGGGCCTTCACACTGTAGTGGTAATTACTCACTCCATAATTACAATGATGAGCATTAAAGTAAACTTGTTTTAGGATTTTTCATAATGACTAGCATTAAAGTGAACTTGTTTTAGGTTTTATTTTGATGTCCATTTAGTATTGTAGTATGCATTTAAATCCATACAAATCTATTCATTTCATGTGAAATCCAAATATAATATGAATGCAGGTGGGTACTTCTGTTAGAACCGCAGGAGTGGATCATGCATTAGAGAGTATACATAATATGAAGGAAGCATTTCCAGAACTGTGGGAAGCTGCTGAGAAATCTGAAAGGGTCAAGTATTCTAGGAAGGTTTCAATTGAAACATCTGTCATAGCTTAAGCTTATTATACATCTACTTTGTTAACCATCCAATAATGTCATTGTTATTGGAAAGAATGAGATTATGATTATATAAGTGAGTTTTTATTAGCAACTTGTTATTTCCTTTTGTAAAGACAAAGCCAAATACTTCTGTGGCACAAAATATTAAGTAatgagaagaaattgagaaaataatTGGCTAATAAAGCATCACAAATAAGTCCGAAAT is a window encoding:
- the LOC130945674 gene encoding ATP-dependent zinc metalloprotease FTSH 10, mitochondrial-like, with the protein product MIASRIGHSLSRYSRAKNLLQRDAGRATVLKGYGYVASSSFGGAPFLAATTITNGFTSNLILHRLHRLFSSINNAPKKKNYENYYPKGKKEIPKEDQQKSKSKEDNKTDNHEKFQENLKKQLHNIITPLLMMLVLLSSAPLPEHELQKISFQEFKTKLLEEGVVDHIVVSNKSVAKIYVKGSHHNGTGDHVDEGKTLPATVETGGQYKYYFIIGSVESFEEKLEEAQEALNIHPHDYIPVTYTSDVYWYQELLRFAPTLLLLGSLVYMGRRVQGGFGVGGGNNKGASGIFNLGKARVTKVDKHAKNKVYFKDVAGCDEAKQEIMEFVHLLKNPKKYEELGAKIPKGALLVGPPGTGKTLLAKATAGESGVPFLSISGSDFLEMFVGVGPSRVRSLFQEARQCAPSIVFIDEIDAIGRARGRGSFSGGNDERESTLNQLLVEMDGFGTTSGIVVLAGTNRPDILDKALLRPGRFDRQISIDRPDIKGRNQIFQIYLKRIKLDHDPSYYSQRLAALTPGFAGADIANVCNEAALIAARSQNTCVTMEHFEAAIDRIIGGLEKKNMVISMLERRTVAYHESGHVVAAWFLEHAQPLLKVTIVPRGTAALGFAQYVPSENLLMTKEQLLDEICGILGGRAAEQVLIGRISTGAQNDLEKVTKLMYDQVTVYGFSDKVGLLSFPQRGEWMTKPYGDGTAALIDAEVREWVAKAYQRTVNLIEEHKDQVAQIAELLLQKEVLYRDDLVQVLGERPFKSSDEHNHYDTFKQDFQEEEAKLQQPAAETNISRNQSGNESFRENNSTTEGSERVNGNGKRKQAEVNCEEQYPNKSPKNDDDVDNQSTPKNSLGSFRKPNVDKLDWNVLRSSKAKQKR
- the LOC130944713 gene encoding uncharacterized protein C24B11.05-like, yielding MENGNQFQEVSKAKYDCLLFDLDDTLYPFSSGLSAHVTKNIQDYMLQTLDIEDAKVPELCYSLYKVYGTTMAGLRAIGYDFDYDDFHGFVHGRLPYNLLKPDPIIKGILLSLPIRKVVFTNSDEAHAGRVLQRLGLEDCFERIISFETLNPFNKLNDPENKLDNGSRAISTGIFDFYEYLSKPDSDVVLPRTPVVCKPFQDSFEKVFSLANIHPQRTLFFDDSIRNLATGKSLGLHTVVVGTSVRTAGVDHALESIHNMKEAFPELWEAAEKSERVKYSRKVSIETSVIA